The Arachis hypogaea cultivar Tifrunner chromosome 14, arahy.Tifrunner.gnm2.J5K5, whole genome shotgun sequence genome has a segment encoding these proteins:
- the LOC112744422 gene encoding putative UDP-rhamnose:rhamnosyltransferase 1 — MLDQPKKLHIAMFPWLAFGHIIPFYELAKLIAQKGHKVSFISTPTNIKRLPKLPSNLQPFLEFIELPLPQVENLPQNAESTLDVPHHIVPYLKKAFDGLQGPLTKFLESSTPHWLLYDFAPFWLPPICSNLGISCIFFSIFCAFVKYYILDSVLIRAHSNSIEEIAKPVYDFISQQNESGVTDAFRLQEIVVGAAAVAIRSCTEVEGESLKNLERVCKKPIIPVGLLPPSPQSNDEDKDENWPKILKWLDKQEKGSVIYVAFGSEVKLSDEEFNEIAMGLELSNCPFFWALKRKNSPNNEPMKTNNKRGIIWNNWVPQLKILAHKSIGGFLSHCGWSSIIESLEFGCPLILLPFSREQELNAMVAEGIKVGIKVERNEDDGKFTRYSIAKALRTMMLEEEGKSCRSHAEEKKVKIFGKKELHQKYIDDFIDFMEIHRPNIN; from the coding sequence TACAAACATCAAACGCCTCCCTAAACTACCTTCAAATTTGCAACCTTTTTTGGAGTTCATAGAACTTCCATTGCCCCAGGTAGAAAATCTCCCTCAAAATGCAGAATCAACTTTGGATGTTCCACACCACATAGTACCATACCTTAAGAAAGCTTTTGATGGTCTTCAAGGACCTTTGACTAAGTTTCTAGAGAGTTCCACTCCTCATTGGCTCTTATATGACTTTGCACCTTTTTGGTTACCACCAATATGTTCTAACCTTGGTatctcatgcattttcttttctatcttttgtgcATTTGTTaaatattacattttggattccGTTCTAATAAGGGCACATAGCAACTCCATTGAAGAAATAGCTAAGCCTGTGTATGACTTCATAAGTCAACAAAATGAATCTGGGGTCACAGATGCATTCAGACTCCAAGAAATTGTCGTCGGAGCCGCCGCCGTCGCTATAAGAAGTTGCACGGAGGTTGAAGGTGAGTCTCTAAAGAATCTTGAACGTGTATGCAAGAAACCAATTATACCGGTTGGATTATTGCCACCTTCACCACAAAGTAATGATGAAGACAAGGATGAAAATTGGCCCAAAATTCTTAAGTGGTTAGATAAACAAGAAAAAGGGTCAGTGATTTATGTAGCATTTGGAAGTGAGGTTAAACTAAGTGATGAAGAATTCAATGAGATAGCTATGGGATTAGAATTATCTAATTGTCCATTTTTTTGGGCTCTAAAACGGAAAAATAGTCCTAATAACGAACCAATGAAGACAAATAATAAACGTGGAATTATATGGAATAATTGGGTAccacaattaaaaatattagcaCATAAGTCTATTGGAGGGTTTTTGAGTCATTGTGGTTGGAGTTCCATAATAGAGTCTCTTGAATTTGGTTGTCCACTTATTTTATTGCCCTTCTCAAGGGAGCAAGAGTTGAATGCTATGGTTGCGGAAGGAATAAAAGTAGGGATAAAAGTGGAAAGAAATGAAGATGATGGAAAATTCACAAGATATTCTATAGCCAAGGCATTGAGAACTATGATGTTGGAAGAGGAAGGAAAGAGTTGTAGAAGCCATGCAGAGGAGAAGAAGGTCAAGATATTTGGGAAGAAGGAGCTGCATCAAAAGTACATAGATGACTTTATTGATTTTATGGAAATCCATAGGCCTAACATTAATTAG